The genome window GCTCACGGCCGCGCTCCTCCTTGAGGAGAACTTTGAAGTTGAGGGCGACCCGGTGAACTTAGTTGCCGACGAGCTGATAGGGATAAGCATTGCCGAGCTGATAGGCGGCAAGATGGCGCTCTTCAACTTCTTCTACTACGACACGCGAAAGCCAGGGATTTTAAAGGAGCTTCCTCCATTCCTCGATGACGCCATCGGCGGCTTCATAGCTGGCTGCATGACGAGGTTGTTCGAGGGGGACTAACATGAAGAACCTCCTACCGTTCCTGACAAGGATTCCAGTAAAAGGAGACTTCGAGAAGGCCAGG of Thermococcus sp. JdF3 contains these proteins:
- the cobZ gene encoding alpha-ribazole phosphatase CobZ produces the protein MKRKELLFQLESKGITLNAMLETAMELYIGEDKEKVREELKNLMLRYLDDINVQALLTAALLLEENFEVEGDPVNLVADELIGISIAELIGGKMALFNFFYYDTRKPGILKELPPFLDDAIGGFIAGCMTRLFEGD